In a single window of the Bactrocera dorsalis isolate Fly_Bdor chromosome 2, ASM2337382v1, whole genome shotgun sequence genome:
- the LOC105231666 gene encoding trichoplein keratin filament-binding protein, which translates to MSVRSHQIQALFARRREIEHDRIERTAAVNRYYDHWGKVTTRFENWTKPEYYKNAEEQLKQRREKREKEMQQFERRERLRELFEKEKIMYEREMLERNRPRSRKIAATTEQLEKIEQNAKERENIKRKLDLEAKLYGRWRHGVDDDNVLFESKSNNETLAKLNWLDKKIEEQYDREREEAQSVERNLRLQEEISRTEQVQRERQLIREKEIKEIRELQEKHMDELKLRQIEADGLKEAEKHLRTCLSDVDKELELLEESCSLIMESADVSQAYNLKKIKLFIRKRSESFCNQIKLCISILERLSAYATCADIVNRLLNKYRGHLEGETFNLTQVEAMYESEAKYNMQRLESLWQQQHLERYHELKQLLTEERCTFATRINENLQRQTDAYEVRSTHLTALENSNEKLKQLIAEEQQSPRSALPVANSSDTATPFPGTAYGGDAGDQASVADDNVSIAQLMPSGTPSAPTSGTHFGRRRPMSSELPKVTNSFTNLNLDVWKDLPAARHGIDSPRLLTQRSPSIVTSESAARPKFARKRIAWT; encoded by the coding sequence ATGTCCGTACGCTCCCATCAAATACAGGCGCTCTTTGCACGCCGACGAGAAATTGAGCACGATCGTATTGAGCGCACAGCTGCCGTTAATCGTTACTATGACCATTGGGGCAAGGTGACAACACGTTTCGAGAACTGGACCAAGCCAGAGTACTACAAAAATGCCGAAGAGCAGCTGAAGCAGCGACGCGAAAAGCGTGAAAAGGAGATGCAGCAGTTTGAGCGCCGTGAACGTCTGCGTGAGCTCttcgaaaaagaaaagattatgTACGAAAGAGAAATGCTTGAGCGGAATAGGCCGCGTTCGCGCAAAATTGCTGCCACCACCGAACAGCTGGAGAAGATTGAACAGAATGCTAAGGAACGTGAGAATATCAAGCGGAAATTGGATTTAGAGGCTAAATTATATGGACGTTGGCGACATGGTGTCGATGATGACAACGTGCTGTTCGAATCGAAATCTAACAATGAGACGCTGGCCAAACTTAATTGGTTGGACAAGAAAATCGAAGAGCAATACGATCGTGAACGGGAAGAAGCACAGTCAGTGGAACGAAATTTGCGACTGCAGGAGGAGATCAGTCGTACGGAGCAGGTGCAACGAGAACGTCAACTAATACGCGAAAAGGAGATAAAAGAAATACGTGAACTGCAGGAGAAGCATATGGATGAGCTGAAGCTGCGACAGATTGAGGCGGATGGTTTGAAAGAGGCGGAAAAGCATTTACGTACATGCCTGAGCGATGTGGATAAGGAACTGGAGTTATTAGAGGAGAGCTGTTCGCTGATCATGGAGTCCGCAGATGTATCGCAAGCTTACAATCTGAAAAAAATCAAGCTTTTCATACGCAAACGGTCCGAGTCGTTCTGCAACCAAATCAAGCTCTGCATAAGTATACTGGAACGCTTGAGTGCCTACGCCACATGTGCCGATATCGTAAACCGGTTACTGAACAAATACAGAGGACATCTAGAGGGCGAAACATTTAATCTCACACAAGTTGAGGCAATGTACGAATCAGAGGCCAAGTACAATATGCAGCGGCTCGAGTCCttatggcaacaacaacatctcGAGCGTTACCATGAACTGAAACAACTGCTAACTGAAGAGCGTTGTACATTCGCTACGCGCATTAATGAGAATCTTCAACGTCAAACCGATGCTTACGAAGTGCGCTCCACACATCTTACAGCGCTTGAGAATTCCAATGAAAAGCTAAAGCAATTAATAGCCGAAGAGCAGCAATCGCCGCGCAGTGCGCTGCCTGTAGCTAATAGTAGTGACACTGCCACACCATTCCCTGGTACAGCATATGGTGGAGATGCCGGAGATCAGGCTTCGGTGGCAGACGACAACGTAAGCATTGCACAGCTAATGCCGAGTGGCACACCCAGTGCACCTACGTCCGGCACACATTTCGGCCGACGCAGACCTATGTCCTCTGAGCTGCCTAAAGTGACCAACTCGTTTACGAATTTGAATTTGGACGTTTGGAAGGACTTGCCAGCTGCACGTCATGGCATCGATTCGCCGCGCTTGTTAACCCAGCGTTCGCCGAGCATTGTCACTTCGGAATCAGCTGCGCGACCGAAATTCGCGCGTAAGCGCATAGCTTGgacataa